The Deltaproteobacteria bacterium region ACGGCCGTACCCATGACCGCCTTGCCGCCATGCGGGACAACGGCAGCGGATTCTTCGCGCGGGCCAGTTGACCCGCGAATTTCATGAAGTCGCGCACGGCAAGCACGCGGGTTGACGCGTAATGCGGCGTCTCGAGATCATCGCCGTGGAGGGGCTGGACGAGATCGGCCCGGGCGACTCGCTGGGGCGGCTGGTGGTGGAGGCGTGCGCGCGCCAGGGGCTCACCCCGCGCGACGGCGACGTGCTGGTGGTGGCGCAGAAGGTTGTTTCCAAGTCGGAAGGACGCGCGGTGGACCTGCAGACCGTGACACCGTCGGCGGAGGCCCTGCGGCTCTCCGCCGAGCTCGACGGCAAGGACCCGCGCCTGCTGGAGCTGATCCTGGGCGAGAGCCGCCGCATCGTCGCCAAGGGACGCAGCACCATCGTCGTCGAGACCCACCACGGCTTCGTGTGCGCCAACGCGGGCATCGACCTGTCGAACGTGGGCGTCGGCCGCGCCCTGCTCCTGCCCAAGGATCCTGACGGTTCCGCCCGTCGTATCCGCGATGAAGTGCGGCGACTCGCCGGGAAGACCGTGGGCGTCGTCGTCACCGACACGTTTGGACGTCCCTGGCGCCTGGGCACCACCGACGTCGCCATCGGCGTGGCCGGGTTCGGGCCTCTCATCGATTACCGCGGCGGGACGGACCCGTACGGATATGAGCTCAAGGCCTCGGTCACCGCCGTTGCAGACCAGATCGCCGGCGCGGCGGAGCTGGTCATGGGAAAGACCAGCCATATACCCGCGGCCATCGTCCGGGGGCTGGAACTGCCGCGGCGCGAGGGCTCGGCGCGGGACTTGA contains the following coding sequences:
- the cofE gene encoding coenzyme F420-0:L-glutamate ligase; this encodes MRRLEIIAVEGLDEIGPGDSLGRLVVEACARQGLTPRDGDVLVVAQKVVSKSEGRAVDLQTVTPSAEALRLSAELDGKDPRLLELILGESRRIVAKGRSTIVVETHHGFVCANAGIDLSNVGVGRALLLPKDPDGSARRIRDEVRRLAGKTVGVVVTDTFGRPWRLGTTDVAIGVAGFGPLIDYRGGTDPYGYELKASVTAVADQIAGAAELVMGKTSHIPAAIVRGLELPRREGSARDLIRPGEDDLFRGGR